A stretch of Xenopus laevis strain J_2021 chromosome 8S, Xenopus_laevis_v10.1, whole genome shotgun sequence DNA encodes these proteins:
- the mrpl17.S gene encoding mitochondrial ribosomal protein L17 S homeolog — protein sequence MRLFPGLLIAHGRVARRLGLGPRSRLDLLRNLLTGLTRHERIETTWARAEELQQYAEKLIDYGKRGDTDERAMKMADFWLTEKDLIPKLFKVLVPRFSSHHSNYTRMYQIPTRDNVDRAKMAVIEYKGNPYPPLITPKKDNEKTLLNQLVKGYKLEMQQAALISHIVT from the exons ATGCGGCTCTTTCCTGGGCTCCTGATCGCCCACGGTCGCGTTGCCAGACGGCTCGGCCTAGGACCACGTTCTCGACTTGATTTGTTGAGGAATCTCCTCACAGGCTTGACCCGACATGAGAGGATTGAGACCACCTGGGCCCGGGCGGAAGAGCTGCAGCAGTATGCAGAAAAA CTGATTGACTATGGCAAGCGAGGGGACACAGACGAGCGAGCTATGAAAATGGCTGACTTTTGGCTGACG gAGAAAGATTTAATTCCCAAACTGTTCAAGGTTCTTGTCCCTCGCTTCAGCTCTCATCACAGTAATTATACCAGAATGTACCAGATTCCCACCCGAGATAACGTGGATCGCGCTAAAATGGCGGTGATTGAATACAAAGGGAATCCATACCCTCCACTGATCACACCAAAAAAAGACAATGAAAAGACTCTCTTAAACCAGCTTGTGAAAGGTTACAAACTAGAGATGCAGCAAGCTGCTTTAATCTCTCACATAGTCACATAG